A portion of the Chondrinema litorale genome contains these proteins:
- a CDS encoding DUF1573 domain-containing protein, with amino-acid sequence MKTKLSFLLIVLIAQFSQIHAQNEKATEKKQEGPNIVLAEQTFDFGDITQGDKVTHSFKVTNTGNTPLIISNVLTTCGCTAPNYTSEPILPDQEGKIEIAFDSRGKSGIQNKIITIISNAVTPQTKIKISANVLPKN; translated from the coding sequence ATGAAAACAAAATTATCCTTTTTACTGATTGTACTAATAGCACAATTCAGCCAAATACATGCTCAAAATGAAAAAGCTACTGAAAAGAAACAAGAAGGACCAAACATTGTATTAGCAGAACAAACTTTTGACTTTGGAGATATTACTCAAGGAGATAAAGTTACACATTCTTTTAAAGTAACTAATACAGGAAATACACCTCTAATAATTTCTAATGTATTGACTACTTGTGGTTGTACAGCTCCTAACTATACTTCTGAACCTATTTTGCCAGATCAAGAAGGTAAAATCGAAATTGCTTTTGATAGTAGAGGAAAATCAGGCATTCAAAACAAAATAATCACCATTATCTCTAATGCTGTAACTCCACAAACAAAAATCAAAATCTCGGCAAATGTGTTACCTAAGAACTAG
- the rplK gene encoding 50S ribosomal protein L11 — protein sequence MAKEVSGFLKLQIKGGQANPSPPVGPALGSKGLNIMDFCKQFNARTQEKQGVLLPVLITIYSDKSFEFVIKTPPAPVLLREAAKVKKGSSEPNRNKVGSVTWDQVREIAETKMPDLNAFTVESGMKMVAGTARSMGLTVEGKAPWDN from the coding sequence ATGGCTAAGGAAGTATCTGGTTTTTTGAAACTTCAGATTAAAGGAGGTCAGGCTAATCCATCACCTCCGGTAGGACCAGCACTAGGTAGTAAAGGTCTTAATATAATGGATTTCTGTAAGCAGTTCAACGCAAGAACTCAGGAAAAACAAGGAGTATTACTCCCTGTACTTATTACTATCTATTCAGATAAATCTTTTGAGTTTGTAATTAAAACTCCTCCAGCACCAGTATTGTTGAGAGAAGCTGCAAAAGTTAAAAAAGGTTCTTCTGAGCCAAACCGTAATAAGGTAGGATCAGTAACTTGGGATCAGGTTCGTGAGATCGCTGAGACTAAAATGCCAGATTTAAACGCATTTACTGTTGAATCAGGTATGAAAATGGTCGCTGGTACTGCAAGAAGTATGGGATTAACTGTTGAAGGAAAAGCTCCTTGGGACAACTAA
- the kynU gene encoding kynureninase, with product MSFSKDEVCSFQLDQQFKNLNFRDEFIIPKVNGEEAVYFCGNSLGLQSKKSKVYINEALDKWENQAVEGHFTEPDPWMYYHKQFANTSAKLIGALTEEVVIMNTLTVNLHLLLVSFYRPTKKRFKILMEGGAFPSDQYAIESQINFHAYRGEDKLFNPNEAIIEIFPENNEENLKTDAIIECINKNKDELALVMMGGVNYYTGQFYDLEKITHAAHQVGAIAGFDLAHAAGNIPLKLHNWQVDFAVWCTYKYLNSGPGGPAGAFIHNKYANATLPRFAGWWGHDEKERFKMQKGFKPMYGAESWQVSNAPIFSMVNLKASLEIFEKAGIENLRKKSIALTQYLEYLIDQINIEKNKQIIKIITPHNAEERGCQLSLVIYGYGKKLFNRISENGVICDWREPDVIRVAPVPLYNTFADVYKFYTILKSCL from the coding sequence ATGAGTTTTTCAAAAGATGAAGTTTGTTCTTTTCAACTCGATCAACAATTTAAAAATTTAAATTTTAGAGATGAATTTATAATTCCAAAGGTAAATGGTGAAGAAGCTGTATACTTTTGTGGAAACTCTTTAGGCCTCCAAAGCAAAAAAAGCAAGGTCTACATTAACGAAGCACTTGACAAATGGGAAAACCAAGCAGTTGAAGGACACTTTACTGAACCTGACCCTTGGATGTATTACCATAAACAATTTGCAAATACAAGTGCTAAATTAATTGGTGCACTTACAGAAGAGGTGGTAATTATGAATACACTTACCGTAAATCTTCACCTTTTACTGGTTTCGTTTTACAGACCAACAAAAAAAAGATTTAAAATACTCATGGAAGGAGGAGCTTTTCCTTCTGATCAATATGCTATTGAAAGCCAAATTAACTTTCATGCTTATCGTGGAGAAGACAAACTATTTAATCCCAATGAAGCAATTATTGAAATATTCCCAGAAAATAATGAAGAAAATCTTAAGACAGACGCAATAATTGAATGCATCAATAAAAATAAAGATGAACTGGCTTTGGTGATGATGGGTGGAGTAAATTACTATACAGGTCAGTTTTACGATCTAGAAAAAATTACTCATGCAGCTCATCAAGTTGGAGCAATAGCAGGCTTTGATCTAGCTCACGCAGCTGGCAACATTCCTTTAAAGCTCCATAATTGGCAAGTTGATTTTGCCGTTTGGTGCACTTATAAATACCTAAATTCAGGTCCGGGTGGTCCAGCTGGAGCATTCATCCATAATAAATATGCAAATGCTACACTTCCGCGTTTTGCAGGTTGGTGGGGACACGATGAAAAAGAGAGATTTAAAATGCAAAAAGGGTTTAAACCTATGTATGGAGCTGAAAGTTGGCAAGTTAGTAATGCACCTATTTTTTCTATGGTAAATTTAAAGGCTAGTTTAGAAATTTTTGAAAAAGCAGGGATTGAAAATCTACGAAAAAAAAGTATCGCACTCACTCAATATCTTGAATACCTAATTGATCAGATCAATATTGAAAAAAATAAACAAATTATTAAGATAATTACACCTCATAATGCTGAAGAAAGAGGATGCCAACTATCTTTAGTTATTTATGGATATGGGAAAAAACTGTTTAATCGCATAAGTGAGAATGGAGTTATTTGCGATTGGAGAGAACCTGATGTAATTCGTGTTGCACCTGTTCCACTATATAATACATTTGCAGATGTATATAAGTTTTACACTATTCTTAAAAGCTGTCTGTAG
- the secE gene encoding preprotein translocase subunit SecE, translated as MGVDTMFDKIKIFLKDSYVEMTQHVTWSSYRELQNSSILVLVASLIFALVIGVIDAGFRTVLDMFYGSF; from the coding sequence TTGGGTGTAGATACCATGTTTGATAAAATTAAAATTTTTCTAAAAGACTCTTACGTTGAGATGACTCAGCATGTGACCTGGTCTAGCTATAGAGAGTTACAAAATAGCTCTATTCTGGTTTTAGTTGCTTCGTTGATCTTTGCTCTTGTTATAGGAGTAATCGATGCAGGTTTTAGAACTGTACTCGACATGTTCTACGGGTCTTTCTAA
- a CDS encoding ATP-dependent DNA helicase produces MSTTLKDYIEQKFPFTPTSGQRELFTLFESFISNIDITKQIFLLKGFAGTGKTSTISALVNSLRFMSKKSVLLAPTGRAAKVMSFYAKKKAFTIHKVIFKQTEDPNTGRLLFKRQRNYSRHTIFIIDEASMIDNNNDVYGKNGLLDELIRYVFEAPDSGNKLILVGDTAQLPPVHQDLSPALDPLYIEKIFNAQVTSHLLTEVVRQQEASGILENATILRLAIAKRTFKLKLNTKPYKDIFRMTSQKLEDGMQYAYNKFGIENSCIITRSNKSAVNYNLYLRRSLLFYENEVEAGDFLMIVRNNYFWLSLDSQAGFLANGEFVEVMRSRNHEEVHGFRFADLTLRLVDYPDEPEFEAKVLLNTLQSPNASLPSEEMNNLYRSVVDEYNYVETEKERNKLVKNDPYLNALQVKYAYALTCHKSQGGQWEAVFVDLGYMTEDMKNIEFLRWLYTAITRSSKELYLINFPTEFFSENS; encoded by the coding sequence ATGTCCACCACTTTAAAAGATTATATTGAACAAAAATTTCCTTTTACTCCTACTTCTGGACAGCGCGAGCTATTTACCTTATTTGAAAGCTTTATTTCAAATATTGATATAACTAAGCAAATATTTTTACTTAAAGGATTTGCTGGTACAGGAAAAACATCAACCATAAGTGCATTGGTAAACTCTCTCAGGTTTATGAGTAAGAAGTCTGTACTACTTGCTCCTACTGGTAGAGCTGCAAAAGTGATGTCTTTCTATGCTAAAAAGAAAGCCTTCACAATTCATAAAGTAATCTTTAAACAAACCGAAGATCCTAATACAGGCAGATTACTATTTAAAAGACAAAGAAATTACTCCAGACATACCATATTTATTATTGATGAAGCCTCAATGATTGACAATAACAATGATGTTTATGGTAAAAATGGTTTATTAGATGAATTAATCAGATATGTTTTTGAAGCACCAGATTCTGGCAATAAACTAATTTTAGTTGGAGATACTGCTCAGCTACCTCCTGTTCATCAAGATTTAAGTCCAGCGCTAGACCCACTTTATATAGAAAAAATATTTAATGCACAGGTAACCTCTCACCTACTCACAGAAGTAGTTAGACAACAAGAAGCATCAGGCATATTGGAAAATGCAACAATATTAAGATTAGCAATTGCAAAGAGAACTTTTAAGCTTAAATTAAACACAAAACCTTATAAAGATATCTTTCGGATGACCAGCCAAAAACTGGAAGACGGAATGCAATACGCTTACAATAAGTTTGGTATTGAAAACTCATGTATTATTACTAGGTCTAATAAAAGTGCAGTTAATTATAATTTGTATTTGAGAAGAAGTCTACTCTTTTATGAAAATGAAGTAGAAGCTGGTGATTTTTTAATGATTGTGAGAAACAATTATTTCTGGTTATCACTCGATTCGCAGGCTGGATTTCTGGCAAATGGAGAATTTGTGGAAGTAATGAGATCAAGAAATCATGAAGAAGTACATGGTTTTAGATTTGCAGATTTAACATTAAGATTAGTTGACTATCCAGATGAACCAGAGTTTGAAGCTAAAGTTTTATTAAACACACTGCAATCACCAAATGCTAGCTTACCATCTGAAGAGATGAACAACCTTTACAGAAGTGTGGTTGATGAATATAATTACGTAGAAACTGAAAAGGAAAGAAATAAATTAGTAAAAAACGACCCATATTTAAATGCGTTACAAGTTAAATACGCTTATGCGCTTACGTGTCATAAATCGCAAGGGGGGCAATGGGAAGCAGTATTCGTTGACTTAGGTTACATGACAGAAGACATGAAAAATATTGAATTCTTAAGATGGCTATACACAGCTATAACAAGAAGCTCAAAAGAATTATATTTAATTAATTTTCCTACTGAGTTTTTCAGTGAGAATTCATAA
- the rplL gene encoding 50S ribosomal protein L7/L12 — translation MADLKEIAEQLVNLTVKEVSELATIMKDEYGIEPAAAAAPVMVAGAAEEAAEEKSSFDVILASAGASKLAVVKLVKSLTGLGLKEAKEMVDSAPTALKEGVSKEEAEDLKKQLEEAGASVELK, via the coding sequence ATGGCAGATTTAAAAGAAATCGCAGAACAATTAGTTAACCTTACTGTAAAAGAAGTTAGTGAGTTAGCTACAATCATGAAAGATGAGTACGGTATCGAGCCTGCTGCTGCTGCTGCTCCTGTTATGGTTGCTGGAGCTGCTGAGGAAGCTGCTGAAGAAAAATCATCTTTTGATGTTATCTTAGCTTCAGCTGGTGCTTCTAAACTAGCAGTTGTAAAACTAGTAAAAAGTCTTACTGGTCTTGGTCTTAAAGAGGCTAAAGAAATGGTTGACTCTGCTCCTACTGCTCTTAAAGAAGGTGTTTCTAAAGAAGAAGCAGAAGATCTTAAAAAGCAACTTGAAGAAGCTGGTGCTTCTGTTGAGCTTAAGTAA
- a CDS encoding rhomboid family intramembrane serine protease: protein MKIDYNAPVVLTFTIISCIVLILNQLLGGLITPLISVGPTMNFLNLLDYLRLFTHVIGHANWEHLIGNFTFILLLGPILEEKYTSRSLLKMIVFTSLVTGILNVFLFGSGLMGASGIVFMMILLSSFVNLRQGYIPLTFILVVLLFLGKEITNAFRPDNISQFAHILGGICGGIFGFYKGTKKKLFTPKPKE, encoded by the coding sequence ATGAAAATAGATTATAACGCACCAGTTGTTCTCACTTTTACAATTATAAGCTGTATTGTACTTATTTTAAACCAATTACTTGGAGGACTTATAACTCCTTTAATCTCTGTTGGCCCCACCATGAATTTTTTAAATCTTTTAGACTACCTAAGATTATTTACTCATGTAATTGGCCATGCAAACTGGGAGCACTTAATTGGAAACTTCACATTTATACTACTATTAGGGCCTATACTCGAAGAGAAATATACTTCAAGATCATTACTTAAAATGATTGTTTTTACCTCTTTAGTAACAGGTATACTTAATGTGTTTTTATTCGGGAGTGGCTTGATGGGTGCTAGTGGTATTGTATTTATGATGATATTACTTAGCTCTTTTGTAAACCTGAGGCAAGGTTATATTCCGCTAACATTTATTTTAGTAGTTCTACTATTTTTAGGCAAAGAAATCACTAATGCGTTTAGGCCAGATAATATCTCTCAATTCGCTCATATTTTAGGTGGTATTTGTGGAGGAATTTTTGGGTTCTATAAAGGCACGAAAAAGAAGCTATTCACACCTAAACCAAAAGAATAA
- the tuf gene encoding elongation factor Tu produces the protein MAKETFDRSKPHLNIGTIGHVDHGKTTLTAAITKVLADLGLSETRDFDSIDNAPEEKERGITINTSHVEYQTASRHYAHVDCPGHADYVKNMVTGAAQMDGAILVVASTDGPMPQTREHILLARQVGVPALVVFMNKVDMVDDPELLELVEMEIRELLSFYEFDGDNIPVIQGSALGALNGEEKWVKTVVELMEAVDEHIPLPERMIDKDFLMPVEDVFSITGRGTVATGRIERGIVKTSEPVEIIGLGTEKMTSTVTGVEMFRKILDRGEAGDNVGLLLRGVEKDQIQRGMVICKPGTVKPHTKFEAEVYVLSKEEGGRHTPFFKGYNPQFYFRTTDVTGTISLPEGVEMVMPGDNVTITVELQKEIAMEQNLRFAIREGGRTVGAGQVTKIIE, from the coding sequence ATGGCAAAAGAAACGTTTGACCGTTCAAAACCACACTTAAATATTGGTACTATTGGACACGTTGACCATGGAAAGACAACCTTAACAGCAGCAATTACTAAAGTTCTTGCAGACTTAGGTCTTTCTGAAACTAGAGACTTTGATTCAATTGATAATGCCCCTGAAGAAAAAGAAAGAGGTATTACAATTAACACTTCTCACGTAGAGTATCAAACTGCATCAAGACACTACGCGCACGTTGACTGTCCTGGTCACGCTGACTATGTAAAAAACATGGTTACTGGTGCTGCTCAGATGGACGGTGCTATTCTTGTTGTTGCTTCTACGGATGGTCCTATGCCACAAACTCGTGAGCATATTCTTTTAGCTCGTCAGGTAGGTGTTCCTGCTTTGGTGGTTTTCATGAACAAAGTGGATATGGTAGATGATCCAGAGTTGTTGGAGCTTGTTGAAATGGAAATCAGAGAGTTGCTTTCTTTCTACGAATTTGATGGTGATAATATTCCTGTAATTCAAGGATCTGCACTTGGTGCATTGAATGGTGAAGAAAAATGGGTTAAGACTGTTGTTGAGTTAATGGAAGCAGTAGATGAGCATATTCCTCTTCCAGAGCGTATGATCGATAAAGATTTCTTAATGCCTGTTGAAGATGTATTCTCTATTACTGGTCGTGGTACAGTTGCTACTGGTAGAATCGAGAGAGGTATTGTTAAAACTTCTGAGCCTGTTGAAATTATCGGTCTTGGTACTGAAAAAATGACTTCAACAGTAACTGGTGTTGAGATGTTTAGAAAAATTCTTGACAGAGGTGAAGCTGGTGATAACGTAGGTTTACTACTTAGAGGTGTTGAAAAAGACCAAATCCAAAGAGGTATGGTTATTTGCAAGCCTGGTACTGTAAAACCACACACTAAATTCGAAGCTGAGGTTTATGTTCTTTCAAAAGAAGAAGGTGGTCGTCACACTCCATTCTTCAAAGGTTACAACCCTCAGTTTTACTTCAGAACTACTGACGTAACTGGTACTATTTCTCTTCCTGAAGGAGTTGAGATGGTTATGCCTGGTGATAACGTAACGATTACTGTTGAGCTTCAAAAAGAAATTGCAATGGAGCAAAACCTTAGATTCGCTATCAGAGAAGGTGGACGTACAGTAGGTGCTGGTCAGGTAACTAAAATTATCGAATAA
- the nusG gene encoding transcription termination/antitermination protein NusG, with the protein MTDNELKWYVVRAISGQEKKVKAYLEKEVSNNDLQDFVTEVLTPTEKVYQIRKMKDGKSKKIAVEKNFFPGYVIINANLNNGEVIHMIKNVPGVIGFLQVDGKDPSALPRPMRESEINRILGKVDDIDDTEVKHDTTFMVGETVKVMDGPFNGFTGTVEEVFEEKKKLNVIVKIFGRNAPVELNYVQVEKEE; encoded by the coding sequence ATGACTGATAATGAATTAAAATGGTACGTAGTAAGGGCAATCAGTGGACAGGAAAAGAAAGTGAAGGCTTATCTTGAAAAGGAGGTTAGTAATAACGATCTTCAGGATTTTGTAACCGAGGTTTTAACTCCTACTGAGAAGGTTTACCAGATTCGTAAAATGAAAGATGGTAAGAGTAAGAAGATAGCTGTAGAGAAAAACTTTTTTCCTGGTTATGTTATTATTAATGCCAACCTTAATAACGGTGAGGTAATTCACATGATTAAAAATGTGCCCGGTGTAATTGGTTTTCTTCAAGTAGATGGTAAAGATCCTTCTGCTTTACCGAGGCCTATGAGGGAGTCGGAGATAAACAGGATATTAGGTAAGGTTGACGATATAGACGATACTGAAGTAAAACATGACACAACTTTTATGGTTGGCGAGACTGTAAAAGTTATGGATGGACCTTTTAATGGTTTCACTGGTACAGTAGAAGAAGTCTTCGAAGAGAAGAAGAAATTAAATGTAATAGTGAAGATATTTGGCAGGAACGCTCCTGTTGAATTAAATTATGTTCAGGTAGAAAAAGAAGAATAA
- a CDS encoding LON peptidase substrate-binding domain-containing protein, with protein MDVSLAFFPLGLVVFPNEPLNLHIFEPRYKQLINDCKESGITFGILPYINDSIKSYGTEVKLTGIVNDYSDGRMDITTEALRVFKWKSFNNPMEDKLYAGGNIEYISNKDDSSLEQRQVLIETSKELLTLMQIEMEIDENQEFLSYYLGHKLGLSLSQEYDLLTTGSERERINILLNHLSKSIPILQESEKSKERIKLNGHFKYFNPLTF; from the coding sequence ATGGATGTTTCACTAGCTTTTTTTCCCCTTGGGTTAGTCGTTTTTCCTAATGAGCCTCTCAATTTGCATATTTTCGAGCCGAGGTATAAGCAGCTTATAAATGATTGCAAGGAATCTGGTATTACTTTCGGAATACTGCCTTACATTAATGATTCTATAAAAAGTTATGGTACAGAAGTTAAGCTAACTGGAATTGTAAATGACTATAGCGATGGTAGAATGGATATTACAACTGAAGCTCTAAGGGTTTTCAAGTGGAAGTCCTTTAATAATCCTATGGAGGATAAATTGTATGCTGGTGGAAATATCGAATATATTAGCAATAAAGATGATTCTTCTTTAGAGCAAAGGCAGGTTTTAATAGAAACTTCAAAGGAACTATTAACGCTTATGCAAATAGAGATGGAAATAGATGAAAATCAAGAGTTTCTTTCTTATTACTTAGGCCATAAACTTGGATTAAGTCTTTCGCAAGAATATGATCTTTTAACCACAGGGAGTGAGAGAGAAAGAATAAATATATTGCTTAACCATCTCAGCAAGAGTATTCCAATTTTACAGGAATCTGAAAAAAGTAAAGAGAGAATTAAGTTAAACGGGCATTTCAAATACTTTAATCCTCTAACTTTTTAA
- the rplJ gene encoding 50S ribosomal protein L10: MTKEEKHQLVGELSEKLANTDYFYIADASGLTVSEINDFRKMCFEKGLEYRVVKNTLISKALETLDTDYTEFSEKVLKGFSGIIFSPEVGNAPAKVLKDFQKAKGLAKPAFKGASIDSDVFIGSENLDLLSNLKSKDELLGDIIGLLQSPAKNVISALQSGGQTISGLLKTLEEKSEN; encoded by the coding sequence ATGACTAAAGAAGAAAAACATCAACTTGTTGGTGAGTTAAGTGAAAAGCTTGCCAATACAGATTATTTTTATATTGCGGACGCATCAGGTCTTACAGTTTCTGAAATCAATGATTTTAGAAAGATGTGTTTCGAGAAAGGGTTAGAGTACAGAGTTGTTAAAAATACTTTGATTAGCAAAGCATTAGAAACTCTGGATACAGATTATACAGAATTCTCTGAAAAAGTATTAAAAGGTTTTTCAGGAATTATATTTTCTCCTGAAGTAGGTAATGCACCTGCTAAAGTTTTAAAAGATTTCCAAAAAGCAAAAGGATTAGCTAAACCTGCTTTCAAAGGTGCGTCTATCGATTCTGATGTCTTTATTGGAAGTGAAAATCTTGATCTCCTTAGTAATCTTAAGTCTAAAGACGAACTATTGGGAGATATCATTGGATTGCTTCAATCTCCAGCGAAAAATGTTATTTCTGCACTTCAGAGTGGTGGTCAAACTATCTCTGGCTTGTTGAAAACGTTGGAAGAAAAAAGCGAAAATTAA
- the rplA gene encoding 50S ribosomal protein L1, whose product MAKLTKNKKAVLSKLDKDKSYSLEDASALVKEITFTKFDASIDLDIRLGVDPRKADQMVRGIATLPHGTGKDKKVLVLCTPDKEEEAKSAGADYVGLDEYITKIEGGWTDVDVIITMPTVMAKVGRLGRILGPRGLMPNPKAGTVTLEVGKAVQEVKAGKIDFKVDKFGIIHSSVGKVSFTPEKIKENALELVQVISKLKPSAAKGTYFRSITLSSTMSPGIKIDKASIPGL is encoded by the coding sequence ATGGCAAAACTCACCAAGAACAAGAAGGCTGTCTTGTCTAAATTAGATAAAGACAAGTCTTATTCATTAGAAGATGCGAGTGCATTAGTAAAAGAGATAACTTTTACAAAATTTGATGCCTCTATAGACCTAGACATCAGACTAGGTGTTGATCCACGAAAAGCAGACCAAATGGTTCGTGGTATTGCTACACTCCCTCACGGTACTGGTAAAGACAAAAAAGTATTGGTTCTTTGTACTCCAGACAAAGAAGAAGAGGCTAAATCTGCCGGGGCTGATTATGTAGGCTTAGATGAATACATAACTAAAATTGAAGGTGGATGGACTGATGTAGATGTAATTATTACTATGCCAACAGTAATGGCAAAAGTAGGTAGATTAGGCAGAATATTAGGTCCAAGAGGTTTAATGCCTAACCCTAAAGCAGGTACTGTTACATTGGAAGTTGGAAAAGCTGTACAAGAAGTAAAAGCAGGTAAAATTGACTTTAAAGTTGATAAATTCGGGATTATACACTCAAGTGTAGGTAAAGTTTCTTTTACTCCTGAAAAAATCAAAGAAAATGCATTGGAGCTTGTTCAAGTTATTTCAAAATTAAAGCCTTCAGCAGCTAAGGGTACTTATTTCAGAAGCATTACGCTTTCAAGTACAATGAGTCCCGGAATTAAAATAGATAAAGCATCAATACCAGGATTATAG
- a CDS encoding peptidylprolyl isomerase produces MRKVLIYLVFSTLLIQCQKSGEPVNLDEISPEEDFIVNIETSYGTMKAILYDETPKHKQNFLKLANEGFYTDLLFHRIIKGFMLQGGDPDSRNAGKDDILGRGDPGYTIPAEFNEKLFHKKGALSAARMNDQVNPKKESNGSQFFIVQGQKYTEEELASTAIDYRKLYTYFDSAMRSNEFNEMKSRFASLQTEGSKEDIRNFIVGAKDTLESVYSVELDNPMPQERIEVYTTIGGYPSLDGAYTVFGQVIDGLDVIDVLSAKETGKGDRPLEDLKMKVSLEVMKRKEIEEQFDFKYSSK; encoded by the coding sequence ATGAGGAAAGTATTAATTTATCTTGTTTTTTCAACTCTTTTAATTCAATGCCAGAAAAGTGGCGAGCCAGTAAATCTCGATGAAATTTCTCCTGAAGAAGATTTTATAGTGAATATCGAGACTTCGTATGGAACAATGAAAGCAATTCTATACGATGAAACCCCTAAGCATAAACAAAACTTTTTAAAACTGGCTAATGAAGGATTTTATACTGATCTTCTATTCCATAGAATTATAAAAGGTTTTATGTTACAAGGTGGAGATCCTGATTCCAGAAATGCAGGTAAAGATGATATTTTGGGAAGAGGGGATCCGGGTTATACTATTCCAGCTGAGTTTAATGAGAAACTTTTTCATAAAAAAGGAGCATTGTCAGCTGCTAGAATGAATGATCAAGTAAATCCTAAAAAAGAGTCGAATGGTAGCCAGTTTTTTATTGTGCAAGGTCAGAAATACACCGAAGAGGAATTAGCTTCTACAGCAATAGATTATAGAAAACTCTATACTTATTTTGATTCTGCAATGAGGAGTAATGAGTTTAATGAAATGAAAAGTCGCTTTGCTTCATTACAAACAGAAGGCTCAAAAGAAGATATCAGAAATTTTATTGTAGGAGCAAAAGATACACTTGAGAGTGTATATTCAGTAGAGTTAGATAATCCAATGCCTCAAGAGCGAATAGAAGTTTACACTACAATAGGAGGGTATCCGTCGTTAGATGGAGCCTATACTGTTTTTGGACAAGTAATAGATGGACTTGATGTTATTGATGTTTTGTCTGCTAAAGAAACTGGTAAAGGAGATAGACCTTTGGAAGACTTGAAAATGAAGGTTTCTTTGGAAGTAATGAAACGCAAAGAGATTGAGGAGCAATTTGATTTTAAATATTCAAGTAAATAA